Genomic segment of Coffea arabica cultivar ET-39 chromosome 1e, Coffea Arabica ET-39 HiFi, whole genome shotgun sequence:
tgaatgaatgattcTACACTGAATCTACTGACAAGCAACAATATTCATGTTTACTGTCCCTCACAACTTGACAATAATTATGCTTATTATCCCTCAATATACAAATTCATTAATTGGCTTTATACTATTACGTCTATTCACCGTTATGTTAAAGAGTAAAGATGAATTGACTAATTAGCTAAATTTCAGCAAATAATGTAAATCATATTTTATAATTTCCTACGGTATACCCACTGGCCAAAAGTAAAATGACTTATAATCAATAAAAAAGCGTCATATTATCAAATAACTACATATGACAGTACTATAATGATTATCGAATCCGCGAACTTTTGATAAttattaattttctcttttctaattagtttgtatatttttcaaaattgtctacacaattattattattattattattttttgcagGTAaagaattttatgttttaagctgTCATTTCATGACCTATTTGGTCTTGAGGATCTTAACATCAATCGGCATCTGGAAGTCGACCCTTTTGTCTTTGGACTGGACAGATTGGGCCGTGGATTTGTTCTCGATCTCTCAAACGAAGCACTTACTACAATACGTTAAAGGTGACATGCCACGGACAGGCTAATTCTCCAACCGGCCCAAAATAAAACAACAACCCACAGTAAGCTGAATCAGATTTGATAAAATTTCGTGTCCGCTGCTCCAGAAGCTTCCCTTCCCACTTCAGCTTATAAGCAAACCCCAcacccacccccacccccaccctCACGCCTACTTTTACTTCGTTTCGACTTTCGAGAGAGATCTTAACGAAGAGAGAGAAATCAGAGGACTCCGCAACTTCAACAAGAATTCGAGTTCCCAGAAAAAGTCTTGTTAAAACAGTTAGTTCACTTCCTTTTATCCATAGCAGGAATCCTTGCGTTAAATTTCGAAATTTGGTTATTTTCCTAGGTTGGTCATTTCTGATATTAGATCGagatttttaatcttttttttttgtttgggattGAAATTTTGTGTCAATTAGGAATTCCTCGTTTTTAAATGAAATAGAAGTTTTTTGTGTTAGCATGATATGTTCTGGAATTTCGATGAGAACTAAGAATTCGTTTAGAGGTTTTCTTTTCATTCGAATTCATGGTGCATCTAGTTGCACGTGTTATATAATTGAATTTGTCAGCTAATTCCATATACCGTGCATTCAGTTTCTTGATTCGCTGAGCACTAGTGTGTGTGATGTTGGTACATTTAATTCGTTAGGAAAAGTAAAATTGCTGCAAGCTGGTTTGTTAAATGATGTTGCCAATTTGTAAAACACTCGGTATTGTGTATGCAGTATCTATATCAGATAGAAACTTGTCTCTATATATACGGAAGAAATGAAGAGAGGACTTCACGATTTCTTCCTTGAATAGTTTCAGATTTTTCATCTAAAGTTTTGAAGAAATTTGCATTTTGTAGTTGTTTGGTAGCATCTGATTCAAGTATTGTTAAGGTTGAAATTTCAGTTAGAGACATCATAGAATATTGCCACACAGTTACGGGATTAAAGTCAGCATAGTGGAATTTGCTATGCCGTGGTTGATGGTTTGTATGTCATCAAATTTCTTTAGAAATATCAATTAGTTCTCAGAGGAAATGTTTGGTTTTGGAACTGATTGTgtgtttttttctctttcagaTGTCATACTCTCGGAGATCAAGGTAGGTTTGGACCTTAAAGGGATCATTGCATCCATTTTGGTATCTTAAGCATTTACAATTTTTTGGTATTTGTTCTTTAGGTATTCTCTTTCTCCTTCACCTTACAGGCGATACGATAGGTCGGTTTCAAGGTCCTTGTCAAGGAGCCGATCAAGGTGAGCATATATTCTTCTTTGAGCCCCAAATTTCTGGACAGTGAAAATAAATTGACCAGAAATTTGAAAGTCAAAACTCACAGTACATTGGCCTAAGCTGTGAATTTGATTGGAGTCTGTTTCCATAATGACTTCGTATTTCTTATGGCTTATAGAAGTCGTGATTCAAGTGATGCTGAGAATCCTGGAAACAACTTGTATGTTACGGGGCTTTCTACCCGAGTCACAAAGAGAGAACTTGAAAAGCATTTTTCAACTGAGGGCACGGTACGCAGTCTTTTGTATTTGTGCGTACCTTTATGTTTTTTAATGTTGAAATTTATGTGGATCATGCATCAAACAGGTCTTATCTAATTGTTTTGTGGTCACTGATGTTGCTTAACTAACAGAAAGGGTGGTTTTatgtggttatgaaattaacgagaaaagaaaataagcacaGGAACTGGATAGTAATATGAGAAAATAATTCACCCAGTTTTTGGGGAAAGTTGAGAATCATAAGGAAACATACAAGGCAACGACTTTTTAGATGAGCACATGATATGCTTTTGTTAATGTGCATAGTTCTTTCTGTTTGATCAGAGAGCTACAATAGTTTGCTAGCCTTGTGGAACAGTTTCCAATTGTTCAGAGCATGACAACTTATTCTTTTGTGGATGTATATGGTGCGTGGATTTCTCTGTTACAATGTTTAGGGAATGAATTAGGAGAACTTTGAGATCAGTTCATATCAGTTTGTACACTTCAACACTaaggaaattgagttttgtGCTGTTAAATTGTTAAAGGGCCATTGAGTCACAATATAATTGTGGTTTTTTCCCAGTGATATCTGTCCTACTGTTATGATGGACGTCTCATTTGTGTTTTATGCTTATTTGACAGGTAGAAGATGTCCACCTTGTTATCGATCCATGGTCTCGAGAATCCCGTGGATTTGGTTTTGTGACTATGGCTTCTGTTAAGGAGGCTGATAGATGCATCAAGTATTTGAACCATTCTGTGCTTGAGGGCAGGGTTATAACTATTGAGAAGGTAATCTGCCATCCCTTTTATCTTCTGAGTTGTGCTTATTGCATCTTTATTTTCAGATTATTGTACCGTACCGTTAATATCATGGACTTCCTTTGTTATCGAGTTTGAAAGTTCTATGCTTCTCTTCCACGAAGTTTCTTTGCAAGCAGGTTAGCTGTGTGTAGCAGCTCTTCGTCAAAGTCCAAATTAACAAATCAAACCAATCACATGAAGCAAATATCAGACTCTTAACCAGAGGGTTGTATGCCCTGCATTTCTCTTTTTATATCGCAATTTACTTATTATGTTATTTGGTAGTTTTTCAAATCTTAGGCAAGTCTTGTCCTTGAATATTGCTCTTGACCAAATAAGTAGTTCCCCCCGTCTGGGATAAACCTTTTATTTATGTGATTTTCATGACCTCATTCCTTGTCTACATATGTTCAGGCCAGGAGACGAAGGGGTAGAACACCTACTCCAGGGAGGTACCTTGGGCTGAGAACTATTCATGGTAAGATGGTGGTTTAGTATGAAATTTATGGTATACAGTGATTGCATTTGGTTTTAGGGTATTAAATTGCAGTTTGTGTTCTCTTAGCTTAGCCATCCTTTTTGACTTGCAACTCATTCAGTGCATCGTCGGTCTCCAGGTTGTTCTCGAAGCCGTAGCCGTTCACCTCGGTATTCATCTGAGACATATAGCAGGAGCAGAAGCAGAAGCAGATCTTACTCTCCTTACTATGGTCGTCGGTATTCATCTGGAAGGAGCAGAAGCAGATCATACTCTCCTTACTACAGTCGGCGCAGATCATATTCTCCATACTATGCCTACTACAGACGCAAGACGTACTCCCGGCCACGTTCCCCATATGGCAGGTCACCAGTAAGCAGGCGTGATCGATCTTACCCCCCCTATTACAGAGATTATTCACCTGATGATCGTTACCGAAGAAGAAGTCGATACCGTTCCATTTCACGAAGCATTTCTCCCAGGTACCGGCGATATTCAAGGAGAAGTTATTCGCGCAGCATCTCACCAAGGTATCCAAGGCATTCAAGGAGGAGCTATTCTCGGAGTCTCTCTCCACTGCCTAGGAAGAGCTCAAGGCGGAGCTTCTCGCGTAGCCTTTCACCCAGGCGAAGGAAAGGCTGGAGGAGGAGAGTTTCTCGGGATAGCTATTCTTCAAGGAGCTCTTCAAGAAGTTATAGTGCATCTTCTAGATCTGTTTCAAGATCTGTTACTCCTACATCTGATTGACCTCCTTGTGTGTGGTTTCCCTGTTTTAGTGACAAGCAACTGTGAAGAGTCGATCTGATGGTTTGTGTTGACTTTTTAAGCTGTTGTTCGACTCTCTCTATATTTTAGTTTCTATGTGCGACTGTTCCCAGTTTTTCGTCCCTTTTTTTGGCAATTGTGGCCATTTTAGGCATTGAGtttaagctttttttttttttttgtttattcccCGTGTACGTTATCGTTACTATGGTCAGGGGTTATGTGGCATAGATCCAAGACTGCGGTGAGTTGGTTTATTGTTAATAGACGGGTTGAAGTCTGAGGCAGCTACCCTAAACCAGGAATGGAGTCGTGTTGAAAGCATGGGAGCGCGTCATTTCGTTTCTTTGCTGGAAAGTCCACAAACGGAATAGAAGATTCTTTCAGGAACTTTCGAGTCTACATGTTCATACATGCCCGAAGGATCAGGCGCTTCTCTCGTAGTGGTGTATTTTCACATAGCTTTTATATGCATTTATATTTGAGAGGGCAAAAGTTGGATTTCTCAGTGTAACTATCATTTCATGAACTACCACGTGATGCATTCTCGTAAAAATGTTATATCCAAGCAGTTCCttagattaatttttttccatcataaacatttttcttcatttattttttaatatttttaattatttttttattttatatatgttACATaacatttttatttcaaataatactcttaTCTAAACAATAATAATGTTTGCCAAACACTGCTAGTGCGGATACTAGTATATAATTTGATGCCACGATAATATTGAATCAAAAGCAAGCACTGGGAGTTACATTCAACGTACAGAGAGAACAGGCATCTTATAGTGAAACGTGTACCGCGAATCTGTTTCAATTACGGCACCGCACACTCCTCTATGTTCCATATCTCTTTGGCATATTGTGAAATTGTACGATCACTACTGAATTTGCCACTTCCAGCTGTGCTTAGTATGGACATCTTAATCCACCTTTTCCTGTCCCTGCATGCAAATATATTTTAAAGCAAACAAGAGAGAATTAAGTGAAGTTAACCCAGATTCTGCTTTCATTGCATTAATGGTTGGAATTGAACATTTCTCCAGCATCTAGTTCCAACAAGAATTATTACCAAACAAGATGCCACTGCTCTTTAATTTATCATTACATTTCTACTCAGAAGATTTATTAGTTAATGAAATCAGCAGGCAGCGAAACAAGCATTAGACACCTTAAGCGAAATAAAAAAACCGGACACTTAGGCTTTTATTCCACATAACAAGTGTAACACACGTTCATTGTCAAAAACTAATCCATTATACtttttatgatatgatgtatgtgaaataaaaaaataattgaaaattgtgTTAATGATACAACTAAGATaatatttgcaaatttttttccaaattatatTGTCCAAACAAGACTATCACATTTAAGCTCCTTTAGATGTCAGCAAATGCCTAAGACGGGTATATCCGCTCAATTCCTTTGAGAACTATGCCCAAGTTTCAATTGCTTTTTCGTATCAAATCTCCAACTACTGTATAATTTGAGCATACCTTGCAAGGGACTATATTCTAGGTTCTCCCTTGTAAACATTTCTACACATATTTGACCTGTTACCACTAAGAACGTTCAACTTAACATGGAGCTGAGCAATCTGTCCAAAATAATTCCACATTTCTTCTATGTTTCTCTATTACAATTAAATTTTTATGTTGATTGAGAGATCTCAGAATCATACTATGCTGAGAAAAGTTGTTAACCTTCTTGATGCATAAACTAAAGCAGATATCTGCTCTAAAATGAAATTATGTAAGATATACTGCAAAAGGATTAAGTATACATACTTATAAGCTTCATCGACTCTTGCCTGAGCATCTATGTAGCTTGGAAAATCATAACCAACCAGGAAATAATCACCACGACCATAACCTGAGTTTCCCTCCAATGACTCGAGGAGTGGGTTGTAATCATAGCTTCCAAATGCTCCAGACCTAATAAATTGTTTTGCTTCTTCAAAGCGAGGATCTGGTTTGAACTGCACAGCAGATAAATATTAAACTAAAAGTTGGTTTCTTCTCGATATATTCTTAACATGATCTTAAGGAACCAAATTAGACGTACCATGACATGATGCTACTATAGTATCGTGTCTAAAGATTCAGAACCAAAGTGAGTTACATTCAGAGGTAAGCACTGAACGGTAGGAGAATATAATGGAAGAGATGATCTTGGAAACCAATTTTGAATTGACCAGGAAAAACAGACACTCAGGCAGGACATGTATTTCATGtgctaggatttttttttttttttttaccaagaaaagaatgaaaagaTACTTTGTTCTTGATAGTCATTAAATAATCAGGCTTGGACCCTGTACGTTCATATTAGCTGTTCAGACCCTGTGGCCAATGAAATGGTCAAGACCTCATCatctttgtttcttttatttttatttttattttttcttggacCATTAATtgcaaagagaaacattaaGAATGACAAAAATTAGCCCAGTGCTTTTCACAACATAATGCAAAGAGTTCTTCATTCTTTAGGACAAAGATATTTAGTAAGTTACCAAGCCATGCATCATCATATTTACAGACAGAATAAAGCTTCCCAAtgcacagagagagagagagagagaatttttTATCCTCAACCGAGGACCTAACAGTACCTGGAAACTGTAAAGCAT
This window contains:
- the LOC113729929 gene encoding serine/arginine-rich splicing factor SR45a isoform X5, whose protein sequence is MPWLMMSYSRRSRYSLSPSPYRRYDRSVSRSLSRSRSRSRDSSDAENPGNNLYVTGLSTRVTKRELEKHFSTEGTVEDVHLVIDPWSRESRGFGFVTMASVKEADRCIKYLNHSVLEGRVITIEKFLCKQVSCV
- the LOC113729929 gene encoding serine/arginine-rich splicing factor SR45a isoform X3, which encodes MPWLMMSYSRRSRRYDRSVSRSLSRSRSRSRDSSDAENPGNNLYVTGLSTRVTKRELEKHFSTEGTVEDVHLVIDPWSRESRGFGFVTMASVKEADRCIKYLNHSVLEGRVITIEKARRRRGRTPTPGRYLGLRTIHGCSRSRSRSPRYSSETYSRSRSRSRSYSPYYGRRYSSGRSRSRSYSPYYSRRRSYSPYYAYYRRKTYSRPRSPYGRSPVSRRDRSYPPYYRDYSPDDRYRRRSRYRSISRSISPRYRRYSRRSYSRSISPRYPRHSRRSYSRSLSPLPRKSSRRSFSRSLSPRRRKGWRRRVSRDSYSSRSSSRSYSASSRSVSRSVTPTSD
- the LOC113729929 gene encoding serine/arginine-rich splicing factor SR45a isoform X6 — its product is MPWLMMSYSRRSRYSLSPSPYRRYDRSVSRSLSRSRSRSRDSSDAENPGNNLYVTGLSTRVTKRELEKHFSTEGTVEDVHLVIDPWSRESRGFGFVTMASVKEADRCIKYLNHSVLEGRVITIEKVSCV
- the LOC113729929 gene encoding serine/arginine-rich splicing factor SR45a isoform X4 is translated as MSYSRRSRRYDRSVSRSLSRSRSRSRDSSDAENPGNNLYVTGLSTRVTKRELEKHFSTEGTVEDVHLVIDPWSRESRGFGFVTMASVKEADRCIKYLNHSVLEGRVITIEKARRRRGRTPTPGRYLGLRTIHGCSRSRSRSPRYSSETYSRSRSRSRSYSPYYGRRYSSGRSRSRSYSPYYSRRRSYSPYYAYYRRKTYSRPRSPYGRSPVSRRDRSYPPYYRDYSPDDRYRRRSRYRSISRSISPRYRRYSRRSYSRSISPRYPRHSRRSYSRSLSPLPRKSSRRSFSRSLSPRRRKGWRRRVSRDSYSSRSSSRSYSASSRSVSRSVTPTSD
- the LOC113729929 gene encoding serine/arginine-rich splicing factor SR45a isoform X1 → MPWLMMSYSRRSRYSLSPSPYRRYDRSVSRSLSRSRSRSRDSSDAENPGNNLYVTGLSTRVTKRELEKHFSTEGTVEDVHLVIDPWSRESRGFGFVTMASVKEADRCIKYLNHSVLEGRVITIEKARRRRGRTPTPGRYLGLRTIHGCSRSRSRSPRYSSETYSRSRSRSRSYSPYYGRRYSSGRSRSRSYSPYYSRRRSYSPYYAYYRRKTYSRPRSPYGRSPVSRRDRSYPPYYRDYSPDDRYRRRSRYRSISRSISPRYRRYSRRSYSRSISPRYPRHSRRSYSRSLSPLPRKSSRRSFSRSLSPRRRKGWRRRVSRDSYSSRSSSRSYSASSRSVSRSVTPTSD
- the LOC113729929 gene encoding serine/arginine-rich splicing factor SR45a isoform X2 — its product is MSYSRRSRYSLSPSPYRRYDRSVSRSLSRSRSRSRDSSDAENPGNNLYVTGLSTRVTKRELEKHFSTEGTVEDVHLVIDPWSRESRGFGFVTMASVKEADRCIKYLNHSVLEGRVITIEKARRRRGRTPTPGRYLGLRTIHGCSRSRSRSPRYSSETYSRSRSRSRSYSPYYGRRYSSGRSRSRSYSPYYSRRRSYSPYYAYYRRKTYSRPRSPYGRSPVSRRDRSYPPYYRDYSPDDRYRRRSRYRSISRSISPRYRRYSRRSYSRSISPRYPRHSRRSYSRSLSPLPRKSSRRSFSRSLSPRRRKGWRRRVSRDSYSSRSSSRSYSASSRSVSRSVTPTSD